The DNA window CAATTGAACGTGCTTGCCTCGCTGATGTTCGATCATCAGCTCGAACAGAATTCGGTGCCCTCGCGGATGCCGATTCGCAATACTTACATCACCTCGGGCTTCGGCGGCCGCGCCGATCCGTTCGATGGTGGCTCGGGCTTTCATAAAGGCGTGGACTTCCACGCTAACGTGGGCGACCCGGTGATGTCGGTCGCCGATGGTGTGGTCAGCTACGCTGGCGTGCGCGGCGGCTACGGCAACGTTGTCGAAGTGGACCACGGCAACGGTTACGTGACCCGCTACGCGCACAACTCGCGGTTGGTGGTGAAGGTGGGCGATCTGGTGCGCGCAGGCCAGCAAGTAGCCAAGGCTGGCTCCAGTGGCCGTTCCACCGGTGCGCACGTGCATTTCGAGGTATGGGCGGACGGGCGTGTGGTCAATCCGCGCAAGTTCCTGGGTGATACCAACACGCCGGTAGGGCGTCGAGGGCGCGGTTGACGCAGGCGTGGGCGGTGCTTGATTCGTGAAGGCCCGCCCCAAGCTACAATGGGGCGTTGCCATCGACAGGGCGCAGTGCGCCCTGTTTTGTTTACGGAGGTCGGGCCTGTGGGGACCGGCGTCGGTCAAACCGTTCCTTTTCAACCGGTTTCTTCAATGATCAACAGTCTGCTTACCCGTGTCTTTGGCAGTCGTAACGAACGCCAGCTGCGCCAGCTCGACCGCCTCGTCATCCAGATCAATGCACTTGAGCCGGCGACCGAGAAGCTTTCCGACGCCGAGCTGCAAGCCAAGACCTCGGAATTCAAGCAGCGGCTTGCCGCCGGCGAGCCACTGGACAAGATGCTTCCCGAGGCGTTTGCAGTGTGCCGCGAGGCTAGCCGGCGCGTGCTCGGCATGCGCCACTACGATGTGCAGCTGATCGGCGGCATGGTGCTGCATCTGGGCAAGATCGCCGAGATGCGCACCGGTGAAGGCAAGACCCTGGTGGCCACGCTGCCGGTGTACCTAAACGCGCTGCAGGGCGAGGGCGTGCACGTGGTCACGGTGAACGATTATCTGGCGCGCCGCGATGCCGCGCAGATGGGCAAGCTGTACAACTGGCTTGGCTTGAGCGTAGGCGTGGTGTATCCAGGCATGCCGCATAGCGACAAGCGCGAAGCCTACGGCAGCGATATCACCTACGGTACCAACAACGAGTTCGGCTTCGATTACCTGCGCGACAACATGGCGCTGTCGCGGGCCGACCGTTATCAACGCAATCTGCATTACGCGATCGTCGACGAAGTCGACTCGATCCTGATCGATGAAGCACGCACCCCGCTGATCATTTCCGGCCCGGCCGACGAATCGCCTGAGTTGTACATCCGCGTCAACCGCATCGTGCCGCAGCTGACCAAGCAGGAAAGCGAAGAAGGCGAGGGCGATTACTGGATCGACGAAAAGGGCAAGCAGGTGCATCTTTCCGAGGCAGGCATGGGCCACGCCGAAGAACTGTTGATGCAGGCCGGCATTCTGGAAAATGCCGAAGACGGCCTGTACGCCGCGCAGAATCTGAGCGTGGTGCATCACCTCAATGCTGCGCTGCGTGCGCATGCGATCTATCAGCGCGATGTGGACTACATCGTGCGCGATGGTGAAGTGGTGATCGTCGACGAATTCACCGGCCGTACGCTGTCCGGGCGCCGCTGGTCCGACGGCCTGCATCAGGCGGTCGAGGCCAAGGAAGGCGTGCCGGTGCAGCGCGAGAATCAGACGCTGGCCAGCATTACCTTCCAGAACCTGTTCCGCATGTACAAGAAGCTGTCCGGCATGACCGGTACGGCCGACACCGAAGCCTACGAATTCCAGAGCATCTATGGCCTGGAAGTAGTGGTGATTCCGACCAACCGCCCGACCGTGCGCAAGGACCATCCGGATCAGGTGTTCCTCAACCGCAAGGGCAAGTTCAACGCGGTGCTGGCCGACATCGAAGACTGCGCCAAGCGCGGCCAGCCGGTGCTGGTGGGTACCACCTCGATCGAGACCTCGGAGATGCTGTCCGAGCATCTGCGCAAGGCCGGCGTGAAGCACGAAGTGCTCAACGCCAAGCAGCACGAGCGCGAAGCCACCATCGTGGCCAACGCCGGCCAGCCGGGCGCAGTCACCATCGCCACCAACATGGCCGGTCGCGGTACCGACATCGTGCTGGGCGGTTCGCTGGAAACCGAGCTGCATGGCATAGGCGAGGACATCAGCGACGCGCAGCGCTCTGCTGCCAAGACCGAATGGCAGCGTCGTCACGATGCTGTCAAGGCGGCTGGTGGCCTGCACATCATCGGCACCGAGCGGCACGAGTCGCGCCGTATCGACAACCAGCTGCGCGGCCGTGCCGGCCGTCAGGGTGACCCGGGTTCGTCGCGCTTCTATCTGTCGCTGGAAGACAATCTGATGCGCATCTTCGCCTCGGACTGGGTGCAAAAGGCGATGCGCATGATGGGCATGAAGGAGGACGACGTCATCGAAGATCGGCTGGTCAGCCGGCAGATCGAAAAAGCGCAGCGCAAGGTTGAAGCGCACAACTTCGACATCCGCAAGAACCTGCTGGACTTCGACGACGTCAACAACGATCAGCGCAAGGTGATCTACGCCCAGCGCGACGAATTGCTGGATGCCGAATCGATCAAGGACAACGTTGATGGCATCCGTGGCGATGTGATTTACGACCTGGTTGCGCGTTTCGTGCCGCCCAATTCGGTGGACGAGCAGTGGGACCTCAAGGGCCTGGAAGCCACGCTGGAATCCGAGTTGGGCATGTCGCTTGCGCTGAGCGAGATGGCACACACGCAGGAAGAACTGGATGCCGAGCAGATGACGGCCAAGGTGCAGGCGGCGGTGGATGCTCACTTTGCCGAGAAGGAAGCGGCGGTGGGCAACGACACCATGCGCGCGCTCGAAAAGCACGTGATGCTGACAATGCTCGATCAGGGCTGGAAAGAGCATCTGGCCAAAATGGATTACCTGCGTCAGGGTATTTATCTGCGCGGGTATGCGCAGAAGCAGCCCAAGCAGGAATACAAGAAGGAGGCGTTCGAGCTGTTCTCCGAGATGCTGGAGAACGTCAAGCGCGAAGTGATCAACTTGCTGGCGCGCGTGCGCATCCGCAGCGAAGAAGAAGTGGCCGAGCTGGAAGAGCAGGAGCGTGTCCAGGCGCAAGCGCGCTTGATGGCCTCGCAGTTCCAGCACCAGGATGTCGGCGGCTACGGTGCCGAGGAGGAAGTAGAGCAGATGCAGGGCGGCAAAGCGCCGGTGCCGGTGTCGCAGGTCATCCGCGACGAGCCCAAGGTCGGCCGCAACGATCCTTGCCCCTGCGGCAGCGGTAAGAAGTACAAGCACTGCCACGGTCAACTCAGCTGAGCTGAGTTGACCGTGTTGCAGCCCGCTTTGCGGGCTGCAACACCCAGTGTCCGCATCGCGGACACTGGGTGCACGGTACTCCTCCGATCCCCGCGCCTTTGCCGCGCCCCCTTACCAAGGGGGCTCTACTTACGAAGGGGGGGCGTGGGGGCGTATGCTCAAGTACACGTCTTGCGTGGAGTGCGGTCATGTCGCTGTCCAGCCAGCAACTGAAGGTGTTCGTGCCTGCACGCGACTACGCGTTGTCGCAGCGCTTCTATCGCGCGCTGGGCTTCGTGCAGGAAGACGAGGTGGGCAACGTGACATGCTTCCGGCATGGCACGCATTGCGCGTTCTTGCTGCAGGATTTCTATCTGCGCGAGCTGGCCGAAAATCTCATGCTGCACCTGTGGGTGGACGATGCCGATGGCTGGTGGCAGCACGTGCACGACACCGGGCTGGACGAGCAGTTCGGGGTGACCTGTAGCGCGCCGGAAGATCGGCCGTGGGGCGCACGCGATTTCATCTTGCATGATCCCAGTGGGGTGCTCTGGCGGATCGGGCATCCGTTGTAGGGCCGGGATTTGGGATTTGGGATTCGCAAAGGCACGCGTGCTCAGCGCTTTGACCAATCGCCAATCCCAACTCTCCAATCCCGGCACTCAAGCGATTGCGCTGAACCGCTCACTCGCGGCACTCTTGCAGCATGCCTGATTCTCTCAGATCCATTCACGTCGTTGCTGGCGTGATCGCCGACCCCCGCGGCCGCATCCTGCTGACCCGCCGCACCGAAACCCGCGACATGCCTGGCCTGTGGGAATTCCCGGGCGGCAAGCGCGAGCTTGGCGAGACATCCGAACAAGCACTTGTGCGCGAGCTCAACGAGGAGCTTGGCATCGATGCCCAGGTGGGCGAGTGGCTGATGGACGTGCCGCAGCTGTATCCCGACAAGCGCCTGCGCCTGGAAGTGCGCCATATCACCGCCTGGAAAGGCAGCCCGCGCGGTCGCGAAGGCCAGGCGATGACCTGGGTGGCCGCAGACAAGTTGACCCGCTATTCGATGCCGCCAGCCGATGTGCCGGTAGTCGGCGTGCTGCGCCAGCCCGACCGCTATCTGATCACCCCCGAACCCGACGACGATGTGCTGTGGCTGGAAGGTCTGGAACGCGCACTGCAGGGCGGGATCACGCGCATCCAGTTGCGCGCGCGGCAGGCCGAGGCCGCGCGCTGGAAGGCCTTGCTGCAACAGGTGATGAGTCTACGAGGTCGGGCACGTGCTCAGTTGCTGCTCAACCGCGATATCGCACTGGCCAGTGAACTCGGCATCGGTGTGCATCTGGGCTCGGAGCAATTGGCAGGATTGCAGGAACGTCCGGTGCCGGCAGAACAGGTGGTCGCCGCCTCCTGTCATGGGTTGGAGGATCTGCGCAACGCGCAGCGGATCGGCTGCGATTTCGCGGTACTGGGTCCGGTGAAGGCCACCGCGTCGCATCCGGGTGCGGCACCGCTGGGATGGGACGGTTTTGAGACCTTGCGCGAGCAGGTCTCGCTGCCGATCTACGCGCTCGGCGGCATGCAGGTCGATGACCTGCGCGAGGCGCGTTCGCATGGCGCGCAGGGCATCGCGGCGATTCGCTCGCTTTGGTCGCAATGACAGCACCTTGTTGGGTGGTGTCCGCGTCGCTGGGTAATCGCGTGCGGCGATGCTTGCTGTTGTTGGCGTTGCCAACGGGGCGTAGCGAGTGCCGTCAGGTCGGTGCGGACACGTGCGCATAACAAGGTTGCGCGAATGTTGAAGCACCGGCTGCACCCGCTTGGCGATTGCGCAGTCGTTTTGCCGGCCTAAAACGTCACCCAGAAGCAGTTGTATTGCCGGCGTAGTCGCAACACGCTGCGCGCGGGCATGCCGCTGGATTGGTTCTGTTCCAGTCGTAGGCCCCACGGTCGTGGGCGGCTGGGATGTTCGGGAAGTGGCGCATCGATCGCACTGCCATCCAGCGATGGCGTAGGTGCGGTGCTATCGGCGTCCAAGGTCGGCGTGTCGCTTTGCGGGTACATCGGCGCGATGTCCAGCAATGGGCGTTGCACGATCGCCTCTAGGCGGCTCAACACCTGATCGGCGTCTGCGTCGGACTGGCCGCTCCACAGATACAGGCTGGACAGGCGGTTGACGTCGCGGCTGTCCACCGCAGTCTGCAGCAACGACACCAGCTCGCTCAGTCGCCGCGGGCAGCCGTAGCGATACAAGCCGGTGTCGCCCTGCGCGCGCGTGGACGGCGGCGCGCGAGGCGCGGCGTCGACATCTTCACAGCGCCGGTCGGTGAACGTGGCTTGCCCGTCCGGCGAGACGCAGCGATGAATTTCCTGCGCCTGCACGCGCGCGGCGGGATAGAAGCAGAGCAACAACAACAGGGGCAGGAGGCGAGGCATCGGCGCAGCGTAGCGGTGCGCGTGTGAGCCGGCGAGCAACGCGCCGGGACCATACACGCTTGCCCGGCGCTCGCTACTCACGCGCGTGCTTGCAAGGGATGTGCTTGCGACAGACATGCCAGCGAAGAACGCGTCTTCAACGGTGCCGCTCAGCGCCCCAGCAACTGCAGCACCTGCGTGGTCGGTTTGGCTAGATTGAGCGTGTAGAAGTGCAGCGCCGGTGCGCCGCCTGCGATCAGGCGCTCGCACAAGGTGGCTACCACTTCCGCACCGAAGGCGCGCACCGCATCGGCGTCGTCGCCGTAGGACTGCATCTTCTTGCCGATCCAGCGCGGAATCTCCGCGCCGCACTGCTCGGAAAAACGCCGCAGCTGCGAGAAATTGGAGATCGGCATGATGCCCGGAATGATCGGAACCTCCACGCCTATGCGCCGCACCGCATCGCGGAAATGAAAGTACGCATCGGCGTTGTAGAAATACTGGGTGATCGCTGCATCCGCGCCCGCGTCCACCTTGGCCTTGAAATAGCGCAGATCGCTCAGCGCATCGACCGCCTGCGGATGGGTTTCCGGATAGGCACCCACTTCGATACGAAAGGCGTCGCCGTGCTCGGCGCGGATGAAGGCAATCAGGTCCGATGCGTAACGCAGATCGCCCGGATGGCCCATGCCGGAGGGCAGATCCCCTCGCAGCGCGACGATGCGCTTACAGCCGAGCGCTCGGTAGAGCTTGAGCAGCTCGCGAATTTCCTGGCGGCTGCCACCCACGCAAGACAGATGGGGTGCGGCTTCGAAACCGTGCTTCTGCTTGAGGTGGCGCACTGTCTCAGAAGTGTAGCTGAGCGTGGAGCCGCCAGCGCCGAAGGTGCACGACACGTACTCCGGCGCGTAGCCCTTCAACTTGGCTGAGGTGCGGTCCAACTGCGCGCACTGGTCGTCGTTTTTGGGCGGGTAGAACTCGAAACTGAGATGCGTCATCGCGGCAGGTCCGGCGGATCGTGCGGGCATAATATCGCTTCATCGCGATGAATGCATATTTGGTTGCGAGCGTCTCGATTGCGCGAGGGTCCCTGCCATCGAGCCGCTACGGGACACGCACCTGGAAAGGCAGGTTGGCGTAGCTGGCGTGGCCCTTGGTAGCGTGCACTTCCACCAACGGACGTTACTGGCCGGGCGCTGGTGCGGTGAGTCGTGCACGGCCGTCCTCTTCCACAGCGGTACCCATAGCGTAAGCAATGCTCCAGAGAATAGGCCAGCAAACGGGCATGCACGCACGAGCGCACCCTGTTCATGGTCGGGGCTGCTTGCGCTTGCGCGCTTCAACGCGCGGCGCACGCGGTAAGCTTCAGTCACCCCCACGCCACTTGATCGGAGCGCGACATGCAAGAAGAGGAACTGGAAGTAATCGCCGAATCGTTGGGCCGCATCTGGGTCGCGTTGGCGCGTAGCGTCGGCGACCTGGCGCTTGCCCTGGCCGAGCAGCCCGGCGTGGATGGCGACAAGCTGCTGAGCGATTTTGCGGCACGCTTGCCCTTGGGCCAGGATGACGGCACCTCGAAAGTCTTCGAGGCGATTCGTCAGTACATCGATCGGGACCTCGCTCCCAGCGAAGAGTGAGGTCCTGCCCCGCGCGTCTGTCGAGTGCAGACGCGCGGAGGTGATGTGCAGTACCAGGCGTCGTGTCTTGTGCGCGGCCTGCCGGCCCAGCGTGCGTCCCACGCGTCGGTGTGTTGATCACCATCAAGCGCGTCGTGGGCTGGCTGTTGTGTGTGCGATCCCTTGATTCAACAGCGGTGACGCGTCGCGCATACGCGGTAGATTCCACACGGTTCGAGCGGGTTGATATCCGCGTCGTTTTCCGTTGGCGGAGCATCAACACTGCGTATGCGCCAAGCGTTGACAGACGCATGCCTACACTGGGCGCACTTTCCACGGAGTGCCTCCATGAGCGACACCACCATGACCGTCATCGCCATCCGCGATGGCAAGGGCGATGCCGATGCGCTGTATGCCAGCGAGCAAGCGCGGCCGCGTGCTGCGCCGGGGCAGGTGCTGATCCGCGTACATGCAGCCGGCATCAATCGGCCTGATCTGCTGCAGCGTGCTGGCCACTATCCGCCACCGCCCGATGCGCCGGAAACGCTGGGACTGGAAATCGCCGGCGAGATCGTGGAGCCGGCCGGTCGCTGGAAGATCGGCGATCGTGTGTGCGCACTGCTAGGCGGTGGCGGTTACGCACAGTACGCCGCAGTCGATGCGCGGCACGTGCTGCCGATTCCCGCCGGCATGGATCTGGCGCACGCCGCGGCGCTGCCGGAAACCATCTTCACCGTCTACACCAATCTGTTCGAGCATGGCCGGTTGGCGGCCGGCGAGTGGCTGTTGTTGCACGGCGCCACTTCCGGAATCGGCGTCACCGCGATCCAGATGGCCAAAGCGGCTGGCGCGCACGTGCTGGCCACCGCACGTTCGGCCGGCAAGGCGGCGCAGGCGCGCGAGCTGGGTGCCGATGTGGCGATCGATTCCACCACCGACTCGTTTGTCGATGTGGCCAAGGCACACGGCGGTGTAGATGTGGCGCTTGACATGGTTGGCGCTGCGGTCTTCGCCGACACCTTGGAAGCACTCAATCCACGCGGACGCATCGTCTATATCGCGTCGCAAGCTGGTTCGAAAATCCAGGTGCCGATTCCGCTGCTGATGCGCAAGCAGGCGATCCTCACCGGCTCGACGCTGCGCCCGCGCAGTGCCGATGAAAAAGCGCGGCTGGCAGCGGAAGTGGAGCGCGTGGTGTGGCCGTGGATCGCGCAAGGCAAGATCCGCGTACTGCTCGATAAGCGCTTTGCGTTGAGCGAAGCCGCTGCGGCACATCGCTATCTGGAACAAGGCAGTCATCTGGGCAAGGTCGTGCTGGAAATGTGACTGCGATCGATCACCGGTCTGGCGGCGCGATTGCATGCCAGGGCCGCATCCGGGGTCCATCATCTTCAGCGTATGGCAGTTGTAGAAAGCGATACATTCCATCGCGTTACAGTGATGCCGTCAAGACGGGCCTGGCATCTGTAGGTTGACGCAAAGGTATAGCAAAACAAGCAAGTGCGATGTCTCGCGGCGGGCTTGGCCCTGACCCTACACTGCGCCGTCGCGTGCGTTCCTGCATCGCGCACTGCTGCGTCGGCCTGGCGCGCGCCCCATCGGGCGACCGTGCCGGGCAGTTACTCCCTCATCAGCACGAAGGTTTCGATGAAGCATCCAGACGCATTGCGTATTGCCCTTGTCGGTATCGGCAAGATCGCCCGCGACCAGCACGTGCCCACCATCGCCGCGCGCGATGACGTGCAGCTGGTGGCTACCGTGAGCCGACATGGCACGGTCGAAGGTGTGGCGGCCTATCAGACCTTGGAAGAGGCATTTGCTGCGCAGCCGCAGATCCAGGCGGTGGCATTGTGCACGCCGCCGGTCGGGCGGCATGCACTGGCGCAGACTGCGCTGAGTGTCGGTCGCCACGTGTTTCTAGAAAAGCCACCGACGGCGACGCTCGCTGAAATCCACGATCTGCGCGATGTGGCGCAACGTGCGCAACGTAGCCTGTTTACCAGTTGGCATTCGCGTTGCGCAGCCGGTGTGCAGCCGGCACGGCAATGGCTGGCCCACAAGCAGATCTTGCGTGCGCACATCACCTGGAAAGAAGACATTCGCCATTGGCATCCGGGGCAGGACTGGATTCTCGAACCCGGTGGCATGGGCGTGTTCGATCCCGGCATCAATGCGCTCTCCATCGTCACTCATCTGCTGCCGCGTGCGTTTGCACTGCGCGAAGCGGAACTGCACACGCCGGAAAATCGTCAGGCTCCGCTGTATGCCAAGCTCGCTTTTGTCGACACCGCCGGCGTGCTGGTGACCGCCGAATTCGACTTCCTGCAGACCGGCGATCAGCGCTGGGAGATCGAAGTGGAAACGACCAGCGGCCTGCTCACGCTCAGCGAAGGCGGTGCCAAGCTGCGTATCGATGGGCAACCGCAAACGCTACCTGCCTCTAGCGAATACGATGGCCTGTATCGGCGCTTTGTGCAGCTGGTGCGCGCTGGCGAGTCGGAGGTGGATGTTGCGCCGTTCGTGCATGTGGCCGATGCATTTCTGCTCGGTGCACGCACGGTCACGGCACCGTTTGCCTGGTAGGGTGTTGATCTGTCCAGGTCACTTGGCATTGAAAATACTGGCGTTTAGAGCGGCTAACAAAACGACTGCGCTCACCGCCAGGCGAGCGCGGCCGGTGCTCCGAATCGGCATGTACCACGCGCGTATACTCCGTTCCTCCGCGCCGTCCGCACCCACCTGACGACTGCTCGCTACGTTTTGTTAGCCGCTCTAAGGTGTCGGCGCATGCGCAAAGGTGCCGGGCACGACAGCGCAAAGCCGCCTATCGCGGCGATCACCTCGACGATGTACTTGCGCGCCACCACCAAACCTGCTTGCCTTGCCGATCCAGCGGTGCCAGCACGCTGTCGTAATAGCGCGCGTACATGCCCATCCAGTGTTCGTCATCGGGCGGCGCGCCATTGGCATCATGGGAGCAGAGGTCGTACAGGCGGTGGCCGATCGATTTCTTGATCAAATTTTTTTCTTGCAGGCGAATTCTTGCAGGCGAAGATGCCGATATCGCGCTCCACCAGCGTGTCGCTGGAGATCACCTGTTGCCTGCGTTCGGCTCTTTCCAGGAGGATCGT is part of the Xanthomonas fragariae genome and encodes:
- a CDS encoding M23 family metallopeptidase codes for the protein MALKKVVIKSRETRVQRVARNFQGFAADRPMILLGAVLGLGMLIGVGASTAIGMVTNSTLKAKVVQQQAELAQAQRASQAQVNALAARLGELQAQATRLNALGERLTEMGKLKDGEFDFDEPVGVGGGNEPVSDMPVESLKETLGQVEQQFSASGQQLNVLASLMFDHQLEQNSVPSRMPIRNTYITSGFGGRADPFDGGSGFHKGVDFHANVGDPVMSVADGVVSYAGVRGGYGNVVEVDHGNGYVTRYAHNSRLVVKVGDLVRAGQQVAKAGSSGRSTGAHVHFEVWADGRVVNPRKFLGDTNTPVGRRGRG
- the secA gene encoding preprotein translocase subunit SecA, with the translated sequence MINSLLTRVFGSRNERQLRQLDRLVIQINALEPATEKLSDAELQAKTSEFKQRLAAGEPLDKMLPEAFAVCREASRRVLGMRHYDVQLIGGMVLHLGKIAEMRTGEGKTLVATLPVYLNALQGEGVHVVTVNDYLARRDAAQMGKLYNWLGLSVGVVYPGMPHSDKREAYGSDITYGTNNEFGFDYLRDNMALSRADRYQRNLHYAIVDEVDSILIDEARTPLIISGPADESPELYIRVNRIVPQLTKQESEEGEGDYWIDEKGKQVHLSEAGMGHAEELLMQAGILENAEDGLYAAQNLSVVHHLNAALRAHAIYQRDVDYIVRDGEVVIVDEFTGRTLSGRRWSDGLHQAVEAKEGVPVQRENQTLASITFQNLFRMYKKLSGMTGTADTEAYEFQSIYGLEVVVIPTNRPTVRKDHPDQVFLNRKGKFNAVLADIEDCAKRGQPVLVGTTSIETSEMLSEHLRKAGVKHEVLNAKQHEREATIVANAGQPGAVTIATNMAGRGTDIVLGGSLETELHGIGEDISDAQRSAAKTEWQRRHDAVKAAGGLHIIGTERHESRRIDNQLRGRAGRQGDPGSSRFYLSLEDNLMRIFASDWVQKAMRMMGMKEDDVIEDRLVSRQIEKAQRKVEAHNFDIRKNLLDFDDVNNDQRKVIYAQRDELLDAESIKDNVDGIRGDVIYDLVARFVPPNSVDEQWDLKGLEATLESELGMSLALSEMAHTQEELDAEQMTAKVQAAVDAHFAEKEAAVGNDTMRALEKHVMLTMLDQGWKEHLAKMDYLRQGIYLRGYAQKQPKQEYKKEAFELFSEMLENVKREVINLLARVRIRSEEEVAELEEQERVQAQARLMASQFQHQDVGGYGAEEEVEQMQGGKAPVPVSQVIRDEPKVGRNDPCPCGSGKKYKHCHGQLS
- a CDS encoding VOC family protein, with amino-acid sequence MSLSSQQLKVFVPARDYALSQRFYRALGFVQEDEVGNVTCFRHGTHCAFLLQDFYLRELAENLMLHLWVDDADGWWQHVHDTGLDEQFGVTCSAPEDRPWGARDFILHDPSGVLWRIGHPL
- a CDS encoding Nudix family hydrolase, which encodes MPDSLRSIHVVAGVIADPRGRILLTRRTETRDMPGLWEFPGGKRELGETSEQALVRELNEELGIDAQVGEWLMDVPQLYPDKRLRLEVRHITAWKGSPRGREGQAMTWVAADKLTRYSMPPADVPVVGVLRQPDRYLITPEPDDDVLWLEGLERALQGGITRIQLRARQAEAARWKALLQQVMSLRGRARAQLLLNRDIALASELGIGVHLGSEQLAGLQERPVPAEQVVAASCHGLEDLRNAQRIGCDFAVLGPVKATASHPGAAPLGWDGFETLREQVSLPIYALGGMQVDDLREARSHGAQGIAAIRSLWSQ
- the metF gene encoding methylenetetrahydrofolate reductase [NAD(P)H], which encodes MTHLSFEFYPPKNDDQCAQLDRTSAKLKGYAPEYVSCTFGAGGSTLSYTSETVRHLKQKHGFEAAPHLSCVGGSRQEIRELLKLYRALGCKRIVALRGDLPSGMGHPGDLRYASDLIAFIRAEHGDAFRIEVGAYPETHPQAVDALSDLRYFKAKVDAGADAAITQYFYNADAYFHFRDAVRRIGVEVPIIPGIMPISNFSQLRRFSEQCGAEIPRWIGKKMQSYGDDADAVRAFGAEVVATLCERLIAGGAPALHFYTLNLAKPTTQVLQLLGR
- a CDS encoding NAD(P)H-quinone oxidoreductase, with protein sequence MSDTTMTVIAIRDGKGDADALYASEQARPRAAPGQVLIRVHAAGINRPDLLQRAGHYPPPPDAPETLGLEIAGEIVEPAGRWKIGDRVCALLGGGGYAQYAAVDARHVLPIPAGMDLAHAAALPETIFTVYTNLFEHGRLAAGEWLLLHGATSGIGVTAIQMAKAAGAHVLATARSAGKAAQARELGADVAIDSTTDSFVDVAKAHGGVDVALDMVGAAVFADTLEALNPRGRIVYIASQAGSKIQVPIPLLMRKQAILTGSTLRPRSADEKARLAAEVERVVWPWIAQGKIRVLLDKRFALSEAAAAHRYLEQGSHLGKVVLEM
- a CDS encoding Gfo/Idh/MocA family protein, which encodes MKHPDALRIALVGIGKIARDQHVPTIAARDDVQLVATVSRHGTVEGVAAYQTLEEAFAAQPQIQAVALCTPPVGRHALAQTALSVGRHVFLEKPPTATLAEIHDLRDVAQRAQRSLFTSWHSRCAAGVQPARQWLAHKQILRAHITWKEDIRHWHPGQDWILEPGGMGVFDPGINALSIVTHLLPRAFALREAELHTPENRQAPLYAKLAFVDTAGVLVTAEFDFLQTGDQRWEIEVETTSGLLTLSEGGAKLRIDGQPQTLPASSEYDGLYRRFVQLVRAGESEVDVAPFVHVADAFLLGARTVTAPFAW